One genomic window of Mogibacterium diversum includes the following:
- a CDS encoding Cas9 inhibitor AcrIIA9 family protein, producing MDRINEARAKITEESLEIKGALATFIEETINERCTTEEVANKILDGKKSIKDLINNIRNKAKEKAVNNMAAISDEEVRDMVLKYYEIDDTKSQSTDVVDILDLI from the coding sequence ATGGATAGAATCAACGAAGCAAGAGCGAAAATCACAGAGGAATCGCTAGAAATAAAAGGTGCGTTAGCTACGTTTATAGAAGAAACGATAAACGAACGCTGCACTACAGAAGAAGTAGCAAACAAGATCCTTGATGGCAAGAAGTCCATCAAGGATTTAATAAACAATATAAGAAACAAAGCGAAAGAAAAAGCTGTTAATAACATGGCTGCAATCTCAGATGAAGAAGTGAGAGATATGGTACTGAAGTATTACGAGATTGACGATACAAAGTCGCAGAGTACAGATGTAGTAGATATCCTAGATCTTATTTAA